One genomic segment of Gemmatimonadaceae bacterium includes these proteins:
- the polX gene encoding DNA polymerase/3'-5' exonuclease PolX: MDSRTAAHVLSQIAAYLELKGENTFKCRAYVGAAKGLLTLGADDLAPLYESGELAGVRGLGPATLAVVRDLVETGESRYLEQLRESMPEGLLEMLDVPGMTPAKIHRVYEELQIQTVEELEAAATDGRLAKLTKFGPKTAAKILKGIATARERGTLRLYHHAVVEARQLLDAVRGHPDVTRAELAGAIRRKVEVASSADIVAACARDPAAVAQSFARLSGVRESNGDGARVSVHFVDGARLELHCVTPEHFGVALWRATGNAEHVAEVTSALDARGITIDGERLVDAHGREMTIADETAVYRAAGLGYIEPELREGTGEVAAAKNGTLPTLLDDGDIRGVLHCHSYYSDGKASIAEMARAAKDRGWSYLGITDHSQAAFYAGGLSREKVRQQHGEIDEVNATLDGFRVLKGIEADILADGQLDYGDELLDEFDFVVGSIHSRFSMEQRAMTDRVLRALDDPRLTILAHPTGRLLLHREPYGLDVNAVLEKAREVGIAVELNADPHRLDLDWRHLRRAKELGVPVEIGPDAHSTKGLDYMHLGVGIARKGWLEPGDVLNTRDANAIVAFARARRNTK, translated from the coding sequence CTCCTCACGCTCGGCGCCGATGATCTCGCGCCGCTGTATGAAAGCGGCGAGCTTGCCGGCGTGCGCGGTCTCGGGCCGGCGACGCTTGCCGTCGTGCGCGATTTAGTCGAGACGGGCGAGTCGCGCTACCTCGAGCAATTGCGCGAGTCCATGCCCGAGGGATTGCTCGAGATGCTCGACGTCCCGGGCATGACGCCGGCGAAGATTCACCGTGTGTACGAGGAGCTGCAGATTCAGACGGTCGAAGAGCTCGAGGCCGCGGCAACCGACGGTCGCCTGGCGAAGCTCACCAAGTTTGGACCCAAGACGGCGGCGAAAATTCTCAAGGGCATCGCCACCGCGCGCGAGCGTGGGACGCTGCGGCTGTATCATCACGCGGTCGTCGAGGCGCGCCAGCTTCTCGACGCGGTCCGCGGCCACCCCGACGTGACGCGCGCCGAGCTGGCGGGCGCGATTCGCCGCAAGGTCGAGGTGGCGTCGAGCGCGGACATCGTCGCGGCATGCGCGCGCGATCCCGCCGCGGTCGCGCAGTCGTTCGCACGACTCTCCGGCGTGCGCGAGTCGAACGGCGACGGGGCTCGCGTGTCGGTGCATTTCGTCGATGGAGCGCGGCTGGAATTGCATTGCGTGACGCCCGAGCATTTCGGTGTGGCACTGTGGCGCGCGACGGGAAATGCCGAGCATGTGGCCGAGGTGACGTCGGCCCTCGACGCGCGCGGCATCACGATCGACGGCGAGCGTTTGGTCGACGCGCACGGCCGCGAGATGACGATCGCGGACGAAACCGCCGTGTACCGCGCGGCCGGGCTGGGGTACATCGAGCCCGAGCTGCGCGAGGGAACCGGCGAGGTCGCCGCCGCGAAGAACGGTACGTTGCCGACTCTGCTCGACGACGGCGACATTCGCGGTGTGCTGCACTGCCACTCGTACTACTCGGACGGCAAGGCGTCGATCGCGGAGATGGCGCGCGCGGCGAAGGATCGCGGATGGAGCTACCTCGGCATTACAGATCACTCACAAGCGGCCTTCTACGCGGGCGGTCTGTCGCGCGAAAAGGTTCGGCAGCAGCACGGCGAGATCGACGAGGTGAACGCGACGCTCGACGGGTTCCGGGTGCTCAAGGGGATCGAAGCCGACATTCTCGCCGACGGCCAGCTCGACTACGGCGACGAGCTGCTCGACGAGTTTGATTTCGTGGTGGGCTCGATCCATTCGCGGTTCTCGATGGAACAGCGTGCGATGACCGACCGCGTATTGCGCGCCCTCGACGATCCTCGATTGACGATTCTGGCGCATCCGACGGGACGCCTGCTGCTGCACCGCGAGCCGTATGGCCTCGACGTCAACGCGGTGCTCGAGAAGGCGCGCGAGGTGGGAATCGCGGTCGAGCTCAACGCCGATCCGCATCGGCTCGACCTGGACTGGCGGCATCTGCGCCGCGCGAAGGAGCTTGGCGTGCCGGTGGAAATCGGGCCGGACGCCCATTCGACGAAAGGGCTCGACTACATGCACCTGGGCGTCGGCATCGCGCGCAAAGGGTGGCTCGAGCCGGGCGACGTGTTGAACACCCGGGACGCGAACGCCATCGTCGCCTTTGCGCGTGCGCGCCGAAACACTAAATAA
- the nth gene encoding endonuclease III has product MATPKRPRARKPTPDYAREIYDRLALHYPDARCALEYSTPFQLLVATILSAQCTDKRVNMVTPALFKKYKTPAALAAANPEELEALIKSTGFFRNKTKSLLGMSHAVAERHGGAVPREMDALVKLPGVGRKTANVVLGNAYDINEGVVVDTHVGRVSARLGLTKQTDPVKVEQDLAKLFPRDRWTMLAHLLIEHGRQICEARRPKCEICFLNDLCPSSRV; this is encoded by the coding sequence ATGGCCACCCCGAAGCGGCCGCGCGCCAGAAAGCCGACGCCCGACTACGCGCGCGAGATCTACGATCGGCTCGCGCTGCACTATCCGGACGCGCGATGCGCGCTCGAGTACTCGACGCCGTTTCAGCTGCTCGTCGCGACGATTCTGAGCGCCCAATGCACCGACAAGCGGGTGAACATGGTCACGCCCGCGTTGTTCAAGAAGTATAAAACGCCGGCGGCGCTCGCGGCGGCGAATCCCGAGGAGCTCGAGGCGCTCATCAAATCCACGGGCTTCTTTCGCAACAAGACCAAGAGCCTGCTCGGCATGTCGCACGCGGTGGCCGAGCGGCACGGCGGCGCGGTGCCGCGGGAGATGGACGCGCTGGTGAAGCTCCCGGGCGTCGGACGAAAGACGGCGAACGTCGTGCTGGGAAACGCCTACGACATCAACGAAGGCGTCGTCGTCGATACGCACGTTGGACGCGTGAGCGCGCGGCTCGGACTCACGAAGCAAACGGATCCCGTGAAGGTCGAGCAGGATTTGGCGAAGCTCTTTCCGCGCGACCGCTGGACGATGCTCGCGCACCTGCTCATCGAGCATGGGCGCCAAATCTGCGAAGCGCGCCGTCCCAAGTGCGAGATTTGTTTCCTCAATGACCTTTGCCCGTCTTCCCGGGTATAG
- a CDS encoding peptidylprolyl isomerase, translating into MSKTATFETNKGQIVADLYDKEAPKTVENFEKLANEGFYDGVKFHRVIPDFVVQGGDPLSRDLPPGDPRIGTGGPGWKIKCETAGNPHKHEVGSLSMAHAGKDTGGSQFFMVLSEANTRHLNGVHTVFGKITKGLDVMKQITKNDVMNSVRVS; encoded by the coding sequence ATGTCAAAGACCGCCACCTTCGAAACGAACAAGGGCCAGATCGTCGCCGACCTGTACGACAAGGAAGCACCAAAGACGGTCGAGAATTTCGAGAAGCTCGCCAACGAGGGCTTCTACGACGGCGTGAAGTTCCACCGCGTGATTCCAGACTTCGTCGTCCAGGGCGGTGACCCGCTGTCGCGCGACCTGCCTCCCGGCGATCCGCGCATCGGTACCGGCGGCCCCGGCTGGAAGATCAAGTGCGAGACCGCCGGCAATCCGCACAAGCACGAAGTCGGTTCTCTCTCGATGGCCCATGCCGGCAAGGATACCGGCGGCAGCCAGTTCTTCATGGTGTTGAGCGAGGCCAACACGCGCCATCTGAACGGCGTGCACACCGTGTTCGGCAAGATCACGAAGGGCCTCGACGTCATGAAGCAGATCACGAAGAATGACGTCATGAACTCCGTCCGCGTTTCCTGA